A genomic window from Cutibacterium acnes includes:
- the pyrR gene encoding bifunctional pyr operon transcriptional regulator/uracil phosphoribosyltransferase PyrR: MQLTQSSGPVTVLDSKALERALTRICYEIVERNEGLDQLVIVGIRTRGAYLARRMATKLSSLGEVDVPVSELDITLYRDDLDPNEHRERPKTPVLSGNNVPSNLAGKTVVLVDDVLFTGRTVRAALDALVDTGRPDRILLAVMVDRGHRELPVRADFVGKNIPTSLGEAVDVHVTEVDGEDSVTIRKVASR; encoded by the coding sequence ATGCAACTCACCCAGTCATCTGGTCCAGTGACCGTTCTCGATTCCAAGGCTTTGGAGCGGGCACTGACGAGAATTTGTTACGAAATCGTCGAGCGCAACGAGGGGCTCGACCAGTTGGTCATCGTCGGAATTCGCACCCGTGGTGCGTATCTTGCACGGCGCATGGCTACCAAGCTGTCTTCCCTCGGCGAGGTCGACGTTCCTGTCAGCGAGCTCGATATCACCTTGTATCGAGACGACCTCGACCCCAATGAGCACCGCGAGCGCCCGAAAACCCCGGTGCTCTCGGGCAATAACGTTCCTTCAAACTTGGCTGGTAAGACCGTCGTGCTTGTTGACGACGTGCTGTTCACCGGTCGTACCGTCCGGGCGGCCCTTGACGCCCTGGTCGATACCGGACGTCCCGACCGTATTCTGCTGGCGGTCATGGTTGATCGCGGCCACCGAGAGCTTCCGGTCCGCGCTGATTTCGTTGGTAAAAACATCCCCACTTCGTTGGGTGAGGCCGTGGACGTCCACGTCACCGAAGTTGATGGCGAAGACTCCGTCACGATTCGAAAGGTGGCTTCCCGATGA
- a CDS encoding fibronectin type III-like domain-contianing protein — translation MHYGKDKYIGYRGLDTTNCPVAYPFGHGLSYTNFAYPGFDLAICPVTESTGQDKPVLTVTFTVSNTGDRAGAAVPQVYPGFPDTTIDRCVRELKAFRRVELEPGQRQTVTVALTRRDLSYWDILPHPPYGAMP, via the coding sequence GTGCACTACGGGAAGGACAAATACATCGGTTATCGAGGTCTCGACACCACGAATTGTCCGGTCGCCTACCCCTTCGGTCACGGCCTGAGCTACACCAACTTCGCCTACCCCGGCTTTGATCTAGCCATCTGCCCTGTCACCGAGTCCACCGGGCAAGACAAACCAGTGCTAACCGTCACCTTCACCGTCTCCAACACCGGAGACCGCGCCGGCGCTGCTGTGCCTCAGGTCTACCCGGGTTTCCCCGACACCACCATTGACCGCTGCGTGCGCGAGCTCAAAGCCTTCCGTCGTGTGGAACTAGAGCCCGGCCAGAGGCAGACGGTCACCGTCGCGCTGACCCGGCGCGACCTGTCCTACTGGGACATCCTGCCGCACCCCCCCTACGGAGCTATGCCGTAG
- a CDS encoding aspartate carbamoyltransferase catalytic subunit, whose protein sequence is MSTEVVKEFDADYTGRHFLSVEDMSSDDVMRIIERGRQFKAGDAPRVEPGHVAINMFFENSTRTMTSFQMAEHRLGMKILDFDPGHSSVTKGESLYDSVRTVDAIGAEVAVIRHSTNHYYDYLLATGMLGLSVVNGGDGSGQHPSQCMLDLMTIAEEFGHVDGLTVAISGDIVHSRVARSDAQILTRLGANVVFTGPREWMDHDVTRLGTMATLDEVIADVDVAMMLRVQHERFDAGPDFSATDYLHTFGLTDERAERMKPHAIIMHPAPVNRGCEISGHLVEAPSSRIFEQMGNGVMVRMAILEQVLHGRETK, encoded by the coding sequence ATGAGCACTGAGGTTGTTAAAGAGTTCGACGCCGACTACACCGGACGTCACTTTTTGTCGGTCGAAGACATGTCCAGTGATGACGTCATGCGGATCATCGAGCGTGGTCGGCAATTCAAGGCCGGTGACGCTCCGCGCGTGGAGCCGGGTCACGTCGCTATCAACATGTTCTTCGAGAACTCCACCCGAACGATGACCAGCTTTCAGATGGCTGAGCACCGTCTCGGCATGAAGATCCTCGACTTCGATCCGGGCCACTCCAGCGTCACCAAGGGGGAGAGCCTCTACGACTCGGTGCGCACCGTCGACGCCATTGGCGCCGAGGTTGCCGTCATACGTCACTCCACCAACCACTACTACGATTACCTGCTCGCAACCGGGATGCTCGGCTTGTCGGTCGTCAATGGTGGGGATGGATCTGGTCAACACCCTAGTCAGTGCATGCTGGACCTCATGACTATCGCTGAGGAGTTTGGCCATGTCGACGGTCTAACGGTTGCGATCAGCGGCGATATCGTGCACTCGCGAGTAGCTCGTTCTGATGCTCAAATCCTTACCAGGCTTGGGGCCAACGTTGTCTTTACTGGACCGCGTGAGTGGATGGACCATGACGTCACCCGACTTGGCACGATGGCGACTCTCGACGAGGTCATTGCTGATGTCGACGTCGCGATGATGCTACGCGTCCAGCACGAGAGATTCGATGCTGGCCCAGACTTCTCTGCAACTGATTACTTACATACGTTTGGGCTCACAGACGAGCGCGCAGAGCGAATGAAGCCTCATGCGATCATCATGCACCCGGCTCCTGTAAACCGAGGATGTGAAATTTCCGGTCACCTCGTAGAGGCTCCCTCGTCTCGTATTTTTGAGCAGATGGGGAACGGAGTTATGGTGCGAATGGCTATTTTGGAACAGGTGTTGCACGGCAGGGAGACAAAATGA
- a CDS encoding dihydroorotase yields MSRRVLLTGLTMLVGATPVPSQLLIRDERIEAISRGRSNALDGADAEVVDLGGALVTPGMVDLHVHLREPGQEHKDTIASGTAAAARGGWTTICAMPNTVPDPHSPELMADLNRRVEESAVVRVLPIAPITVGLTGNDLVDVEALTRAGAVAFSNDGKGVQLAGVMYDAMRSAAAVDRPIAAHAEDESLVRGGVINDGRRARELGLPPMTRLTETVQVARDVMIAEETGAHYHLCHASTRQSIRTLRRGREDGANVTGEAAPHHLLLADDDIPDDDGFYKMNPPLRTRDDLNAMVEGLCDGTLTCIATDNAPHAAEEKACSFRDAAFGVITNEHTFALLYTNFVLDRRFRLDQLVDWLTIGPAETFGIPEAGRLRVGGPADLAAFDLRTEMMIIPGDGAGMGRNTPFAGRSVRGDCVLTMVGGQTVYRRGQPIGKTDDHEMGDPQ; encoded by the coding sequence ATGAGCCGCCGGGTCCTCCTCACCGGGCTGACCATGCTGGTGGGAGCCACCCCGGTTCCCTCCCAGCTCCTCATCCGTGATGAGCGGATCGAGGCTATTTCACGAGGGCGGTCCAACGCCCTCGACGGGGCCGATGCTGAGGTCGTCGATCTTGGTGGGGCTCTGGTGACTCCCGGGATGGTGGACCTGCACGTTCATCTGCGCGAGCCGGGTCAGGAACATAAGGATACTATCGCCTCAGGCACTGCGGCGGCCGCCCGAGGCGGCTGGACGACGATTTGTGCGATGCCCAATACTGTTCCTGACCCCCATAGCCCCGAGCTCATGGCCGACCTCAACCGGAGGGTTGAGGAATCGGCCGTGGTGCGGGTGTTGCCCATCGCCCCCATCACTGTTGGACTGACGGGCAATGACCTTGTTGACGTTGAGGCCTTGACACGGGCCGGGGCAGTGGCCTTCTCCAATGACGGCAAGGGAGTGCAGCTGGCCGGAGTCATGTACGACGCGATGCGGTCAGCCGCCGCGGTCGACCGTCCGATCGCTGCTCACGCCGAGGACGAGTCCCTGGTGCGGGGCGGGGTGATCAACGACGGACGTCGGGCTAGGGAACTCGGCCTACCTCCCATGACTCGTCTTACCGAGACTGTGCAGGTGGCCCGCGACGTCATGATCGCCGAGGAGACTGGTGCCCACTACCATCTGTGCCACGCCTCGACCCGGCAGTCGATTCGTACTCTGCGTCGGGGCCGTGAGGACGGCGCGAATGTCACCGGTGAGGCGGCTCCGCACCATCTGCTGCTGGCCGACGACGACATCCCCGACGATGATGGGTTCTACAAGATGAATCCGCCGCTGCGCACCCGTGACGACCTCAACGCTATGGTCGAGGGTCTGTGTGACGGGACCTTGACCTGTATCGCCACCGATAACGCCCCGCACGCGGCTGAAGAAAAGGCATGTTCCTTCCGCGATGCCGCTTTTGGGGTCATCACTAACGAGCACACCTTTGCCCTGCTGTACACCAACTTTGTGCTTGACCGGCGGTTCCGACTCGACCAGCTTGTCGACTGGCTCACCATCGGGCCGGCCGAGACCTTCGGGATACCGGAGGCCGGTCGGCTGCGAGTGGGAGGACCGGCCGACCTGGCCGCTTTCGACTTGCGCACCGAGATGATGATTATTCCCGGGGACGGAGCCGGGATGGGGCGTAACACCCCCTTCGCTGGTCGTTCCGTCCGCGGTGACTGCGTGCTGACGATGGTCGGTGGCCAGACGGTTTACCGTCGCGGCCAGCCGATAGGGAAGACTGACGACCACGAGATGGGAGACCCGCAGTGA
- a CDS encoding DUF3052 domain-containing protein: protein MKVRTSCHAEQGKAKGFVGSGSDLDKLGFEAGQVVQELGWDDDVDEDLRQEVMDIIDGDMIEDSIDAVDIVWLWLRADDGDVADGLVDAMRDLSDDGFIVLVTPKVGRPGTIDPADLSDGTDTAGMVLTTSYDVSKDWQAHKIVRPRGGRR from the coding sequence ATGAAGGTGAGAACTTCCTGTCACGCAGAGCAAGGGAAAGCGAAGGGTTTCGTGGGAAGCGGCAGCGATTTGGACAAGCTCGGTTTCGAGGCCGGGCAGGTCGTCCAGGAGCTCGGTTGGGACGATGACGTTGACGAGGACCTCCGTCAAGAGGTTATGGACATCATCGACGGTGACATGATTGAAGATTCGATCGACGCCGTTGACATCGTCTGGTTGTGGTTGCGTGCCGATGACGGTGATGTAGCCGACGGCTTGGTTGATGCTATGCGTGATTTGTCTGACGACGGGTTCATCGTCCTCGTCACCCCGAAGGTGGGACGCCCGGGCACTATCGATCCGGCTGATCTGTCTGACGGCACAGACACCGCTGGAATGGTGCTGACCACCAGCTACGACGTTAGTAAGGACTGGCAAGCTCACAAAATTGTGCGCCCGCGCGGCGGGCGGCGCTGA
- a CDS encoding isochorismatase family protein — protein sequence MTSSHRALLVVDVQPTFCEGGALAVTGGNACAERIATYIPTHYNCYDMVVTTQDWHIDPGNHFSNNPDFVDSWPPHGVVGTDEAEIHPAIAKIPVDARVKKGQYAAAYSGFEGTTEDGSILETVLRDRGIEAVDIVGLALSHCVKDTALDAQRLGFVTTCLTDLSEPVSPEMGNAAVAVMEDAGVTVTTSSQL from the coding sequence ATGACTTCGTCACACCGTGCCCTTCTCGTCGTGGACGTCCAGCCGACCTTCTGCGAGGGAGGCGCTCTGGCTGTCACGGGTGGCAATGCCTGCGCCGAGCGGATCGCGACGTATATCCCAACCCACTACAATTGTTACGACATGGTCGTCACCACTCAGGATTGGCATATTGATCCCGGTAACCATTTCTCCAACAACCCCGACTTTGTGGACTCCTGGCCGCCACATGGGGTTGTTGGCACCGACGAAGCTGAGATTCATCCGGCGATCGCTAAGATTCCTGTCGACGCACGGGTTAAGAAAGGCCAATACGCTGCAGCCTATTCCGGTTTCGAAGGGACTACCGAGGACGGGTCAATTCTCGAGACGGTATTGCGTGATCGCGGAATCGAGGCTGTCGACATCGTCGGCTTGGCTCTGTCCCACTGCGTCAAAGACACGGCTCTGGACGCTCAGCGTCTCGGGTTCGTCACGACATGCCTGACCGACCTCAGCGAGCCGGTCAGCCCAGAGATGGGCAACGCAGCCGTGGCGGTCATGGAAGATGCCGGAGTAACGGTCACCACTAGTTCACAGCTCTGA
- a CDS encoding PucR family transcriptional regulator: MARTSAMTTATLEEMGRRHSWFRDLSAEERSWISIVARSGIDGFVQWFADDDAEPYSPTDVFDVAPRSMTRKISLHQTVELVRTTIDVVEAQIETEMPRGDRQVLRTAIVHYSREVAFAAAEVYARAAERRGTWDERLESLVVDAVVRADADEQLISRASTLGWRPGINLCVVVGRAPTTEHELHVLRRDGERMQMTVLAAVQSDRLVVILAGEKLVDDPAAVAASEALANHFAPGPIVVGPVVADLTLAPASARAALSGIRAARAWPEGPQVMAAVDLLPEQVLSGDTDAIAWLVNEVYSPLATASGDLMDTTVSFLDHGCSVEGTSRAMFIHPNTVRYRLKRIQDVTGYSPSDPREAYVLRLAITLGRLRN; the protein is encoded by the coding sequence ATGGCCCGCACCTCAGCTATGACGACGGCCACTCTAGAGGAAATGGGTCGTCGACACTCCTGGTTCCGTGATCTGTCAGCCGAAGAAAGATCGTGGATCTCGATCGTGGCTCGCTCAGGTATTGACGGCTTCGTCCAGTGGTTTGCTGACGATGACGCCGAGCCCTACTCCCCCACCGACGTCTTCGACGTGGCGCCCCGGTCCATGACCCGCAAGATCTCCTTGCACCAGACAGTCGAGCTCGTCCGCACCACGATCGACGTCGTTGAGGCACAAATTGAGACCGAAATGCCGCGCGGCGATCGCCAAGTGCTGCGCACTGCCATCGTCCACTACTCCCGCGAGGTGGCCTTCGCCGCCGCCGAGGTTTACGCGCGAGCCGCCGAACGTCGCGGTACCTGGGATGAACGTCTGGAATCCCTCGTCGTTGATGCGGTCGTGCGCGCCGACGCCGATGAACAGCTCATCTCGCGAGCTTCCACTCTCGGCTGGCGCCCGGGCATCAATCTCTGCGTCGTCGTCGGACGGGCCCCGACGACCGAGCATGAACTCCACGTGCTGCGACGTGATGGCGAACGCATGCAGATGACGGTGCTAGCCGCCGTACAGTCCGACCGGTTAGTTGTCATTTTGGCCGGTGAGAAACTGGTTGACGATCCAGCAGCCGTAGCCGCAAGCGAAGCTCTCGCAAACCACTTCGCGCCAGGACCAATCGTCGTCGGACCCGTCGTGGCCGACCTCACGCTGGCCCCGGCATCCGCTCGTGCCGCCCTCTCCGGAATACGTGCGGCACGAGCTTGGCCGGAAGGTCCGCAAGTCATGGCAGCCGTCGACTTATTGCCCGAGCAAGTCCTCTCCGGTGATACAGATGCCATTGCGTGGCTCGTCAACGAGGTCTACAGCCCCCTCGCGACAGCCAGTGGAGACCTCATGGACACAACTGTCTCCTTCCTCGATCACGGCTGCTCAGTGGAAGGCACGAGTCGGGCGATGTTCATTCACCCCAACACCGTGCGCTACCGACTTAAACGAATCCAAGACGTCACTGGCTACTCCCCGTCGGATCCTCGAGAAGCCTATGTGCTGCGCCTAGCAATCACTTTGGGGCGGCTGAGGAACTGA
- the aceE gene encoding pyruvate dehydrogenase (acetyl-transferring), homodimeric type encodes MCVAVDEKGPGVIPREERGPVLNGLPTTLPDVDPEETQEWIESLDKMVETDGPNRARIVLLKMLERARSHSRLGLSALTSTDYINTIAAEDEEEYPGDAEIERNIRRLLRWNSAITVHRAQRPGIGVGGHISTYASAVTLYEVGQNHFWRGQDAPGGGDQVFFQGHAAPGMYARAFLEGRLSEDDLDGFRQEKSKAGHGLPSYPHPRMLPDFWQFPTVSMGLGPMDSIYQASMNKYLTNRGVKDCADQHVWAFLGDGEMDEPESRGFLQVAANEELDNLTFVINCNLQRLDGPVRGNGKIVQELEAVFRGAGWNVIKVIWGSGWDPLLQADRDGALVDIMNNTRDGDYQTFKANDGAYVREHFFGRDPRTAKMVDKWTDEQIWALRRGGHDYRKIYNAYKAATQFKGAPTVVLACTIKGYDLGTHFAGRNATHQMKKLALDDLKQFRDRLEIPISDKVLEADPYRAPYFHPGADDERIQYLMERRRALGGFVPERRTRHTPLPIPAQKAFDGVKRGSGKQEVATTMAFVRLLKDLMRDKNFAPHVVPIIPDEARTFGMDSFFPTIKIYNPHGQNYTPVDHKLMLSYREAKNGQIIHTGINEAGSAAAFIAAGSAYSTQGVPMVPIYLFYSMFGFQRTGDSFWAAGDQMTRGFIIGATAGRTTLTGEGTQHMDGHSPVLAATNPAVISYDPAYSYEISHIVQAGLEHMYGENAEDVMYYLTVYNEPIVQPAEPEGVDAEGIVKGMYLLSKGSFEGVGEDARRVQLLASGVAVPWAIEAQQLLKGDFGVVADVWSVTSWNNLRRDAMEAEEQTFLHPEQGRRTPYITQCLADAPGPVVATTDYTRQVPDQIAQWVPGDYASLGADGFGFSDTRAAARRFFHIDGPSMTVRALQMLVERGEVPEDWPAKAAEKYDLLNVNAGASGNAGGDA; translated from the coding sequence TTGTGCGTCGCTGTCGATGAGAAAGGACCCGGCGTGATCCCACGCGAAGAACGCGGACCAGTCCTCAACGGACTTCCGACAACCCTGCCTGACGTCGATCCCGAGGAGACTCAGGAGTGGATCGAGTCCCTCGACAAGATGGTCGAGACTGATGGTCCGAATCGTGCCCGGATCGTGCTGCTCAAGATGTTGGAGCGGGCTCGTAGCCACAGTCGTCTCGGGCTGTCAGCGCTCACCTCCACCGACTACATCAACACCATTGCAGCCGAGGACGAGGAAGAATACCCCGGCGACGCCGAGATCGAGCGGAACATCCGTCGTTTGCTGCGCTGGAATTCCGCCATTACCGTGCATCGCGCGCAGCGTCCCGGTATTGGCGTCGGCGGTCATATCTCCACCTATGCCTCTGCCGTGACCCTCTACGAGGTCGGTCAGAACCACTTCTGGCGCGGGCAGGACGCCCCCGGCGGCGGTGACCAAGTTTTCTTCCAGGGGCACGCCGCGCCCGGTATGTACGCTCGCGCGTTCTTGGAGGGGCGTCTCAGCGAGGACGATCTCGATGGGTTCCGTCAGGAGAAGTCGAAGGCCGGGCATGGTCTACCCTCTTACCCGCACCCTCGCATGTTGCCCGACTTCTGGCAGTTCCCGACGGTGTCGATGGGTCTGGGCCCGATGGATTCCATTTACCAGGCGTCTATGAATAAGTACCTCACCAATCGCGGTGTCAAGGACTGCGCAGATCAGCACGTGTGGGCTTTCCTTGGCGACGGTGAGATGGACGAGCCGGAGTCGCGCGGATTCCTGCAGGTCGCTGCCAACGAGGAGCTCGACAACCTCACCTTCGTCATCAACTGCAACCTGCAGCGTCTAGACGGGCCGGTGCGTGGCAACGGCAAGATTGTCCAGGAACTTGAGGCTGTCTTCCGTGGTGCTGGCTGGAACGTCATCAAGGTCATTTGGGGATCCGGCTGGGACCCGTTGCTGCAGGCAGACCGTGACGGTGCCCTCGTTGATATCATGAACAACACCCGTGATGGCGACTACCAAACCTTTAAGGCCAACGACGGCGCCTATGTCCGCGAGCACTTCTTTGGCCGCGACCCGCGCACTGCCAAGATGGTCGACAAGTGGACTGACGAACAGATTTGGGCGTTACGCCGTGGCGGTCACGACTACCGCAAGATTTACAACGCCTACAAGGCGGCTACGCAGTTCAAGGGAGCGCCGACCGTGGTGCTTGCCTGCACTATTAAAGGTTACGATCTTGGTACTCACTTTGCGGGCCGCAACGCTACCCACCAGATGAAGAAGCTGGCCCTTGACGACCTCAAGCAGTTCCGCGATCGTCTCGAAATTCCGATTTCGGACAAGGTGCTGGAGGCCGACCCCTACCGTGCTCCCTACTTCCATCCCGGAGCCGATGACGAGCGCATCCAGTACCTCATGGAGCGTCGTCGTGCTCTCGGCGGTTTCGTGCCGGAGCGCCGTACGAGGCACACGCCACTACCCATCCCGGCGCAGAAGGCCTTCGATGGTGTCAAGCGTGGGTCGGGCAAACAGGAGGTCGCCACCACGATGGCCTTCGTGCGTCTGCTCAAGGACCTTATGCGCGACAAGAATTTCGCTCCGCACGTCGTCCCGATCATTCCTGACGAGGCCCGTACCTTTGGCATGGACTCGTTCTTCCCGACGATCAAGATCTACAATCCTCACGGCCAGAACTACACCCCTGTCGACCACAAGCTCATGCTCAGCTACCGCGAGGCCAAGAACGGGCAGATCATTCACACTGGCATCAATGAGGCTGGTTCGGCGGCTGCTTTCATTGCCGCAGGCTCGGCATACTCCACTCAGGGCGTGCCGATGGTGCCGATCTACCTGTTCTACTCGATGTTCGGGTTCCAGCGTACCGGTGATTCTTTCTGGGCAGCTGGTGATCAGATGACGAGGGGATTCATTATTGGCGCCACTGCCGGACGCACCACGCTGACCGGTGAGGGCACCCAGCACATGGATGGCCATTCGCCGGTTCTGGCTGCGACGAACCCAGCTGTCATCTCCTACGATCCGGCTTATTCTTACGAGATCTCCCACATTGTTCAGGCAGGTCTGGAGCACATGTACGGCGAGAACGCCGAAGACGTCATGTACTACCTGACGGTGTACAACGAGCCGATCGTCCAGCCGGCTGAGCCAGAGGGCGTTGACGCCGAGGGCATCGTCAAGGGCATGTACCTGCTCTCGAAGGGCTCCTTTGAGGGCGTCGGCGAGGATGCCCGCCGCGTTCAGCTGCTGGCCTCCGGCGTCGCCGTGCCGTGGGCCATTGAGGCTCAGCAGCTCCTTAAGGGTGACTTTGGCGTTGTTGCCGACGTGTGGTCGGTGACGTCGTGGAACAACCTACGTCGTGACGCTATGGAGGCCGAGGAACAGACTTTCCTACACCCCGAACAGGGCAGGCGCACCCCGTATATCACCCAATGCCTGGCCGACGCCCCTGGTCCAGTCGTTGCGACCACCGATTACACGCGTCAGGTGCCCGATCAGATCGCCCAGTGGGTGCCGGGGGATTATGCCTCCTTAGGTGCTGACGGATTCGGGTTCTCCGACACCCGTGCGGCAGCGCGCCGATTCTTCCACATCGATGGACCGTCCATGACAGTGCGTGCCCTCCAGATGCTCGTCGAGCGTGGTGAGGTTCCCGAGGACTGGCCTGCCAAGGCTGCCGAGAAGTACGACCTCCTCAACGTCAACGCGGGGGCGTCCGGTAACGCTGGTGGCGACGCCTGA
- a CDS encoding endo-beta-N-acetylglucosaminidase H encodes MTTAVYIEVNHEDLATVVAFVREGVHRPVFDLAMIFAANINYDGCTAYLHLNERVMETLRAAETQIRPLQRRGTKVLLSLLGNHGGAGFANFPTRHDADRFAAQVASVVHRYHLDGVDLDDEYSEYGKNATGQPHEDSFVWFVRALRRHLGPHKLLTLYSIGPSVNRTVSSAGNASDDLDYAWNPWYGTYQEPSVLGMPRSHVGAAAVDWGHTSIEMIQTMASQTIRDGYGVFMTYDLRVSTNPSLVQAMTTALEGRR; translated from the coding sequence GTGACCACTGCGGTCTACATCGAGGTCAATCACGAGGATCTCGCGACTGTCGTGGCCTTCGTCCGAGAAGGGGTTCACCGCCCGGTCTTCGATCTGGCTATGATTTTTGCGGCGAATATCAACTATGACGGGTGCACGGCTTACCTGCACCTGAATGAGCGAGTTATGGAAACGCTCAGAGCTGCTGAAACTCAGATTCGTCCGTTGCAGCGTCGTGGGACGAAGGTACTCTTGTCGCTCCTTGGCAATCATGGGGGCGCCGGATTCGCCAACTTTCCAACCCGGCATGACGCTGACCGGTTCGCGGCTCAGGTAGCAAGTGTTGTTCATAGGTATCACCTTGATGGCGTCGACCTAGATGATGAATATTCCGAATATGGCAAAAATGCTACCGGTCAGCCCCATGAAGACTCGTTTGTTTGGTTTGTTCGTGCGCTGCGACGCCACCTAGGGCCTCATAAACTCCTCACCTTGTACTCGATTGGGCCATCGGTTAATCGAACTGTTTCGTCCGCGGGCAATGCATCAGATGACCTCGATTATGCGTGGAACCCGTGGTATGGCACCTATCAGGAACCATCGGTGCTGGGTATGCCTCGAAGTCATGTGGGGGCGGCGGCAGTTGACTGGGGACATACGTCGATCGAAATGATCCAGACGATGGCTTCTCAAACTATCCGTGACGGTTATGGCGTCTTCATGACGTACGACTTGCGGGTGTCGACGAACCCGTCCCTCGTGCAGGCCATGACAACAGCCTTGGAAGGAAGGCGGTGA